The Couchioplanes caeruleus sequence ACTGCGCCAGCGCCAGCACGTAGTGCGGGAAGTTCGTGAAGCGCTTCGCGTACGGATAGACGATCAGCGGGAGCACCGCGAGCGGCGAGAGCAGCAGGCAGAGCGGGTTGAGCAGGCCCGCGGCGAGGAAGAGCAGGGCCAGGGAGACGGCGGCGCCGGTCCAGGCCGTGCGCAGGCTCACCGCGCCGGTGACCAGCTCCCGGTTCTGCGTCCGCGGGTTCAGCGCGTCGATCTTCCGGTCGAGGATGCGGTTGGCCGCCATGGCGAACGTCCGCCCGGCCACCATCGCGACCGTGATGAGCACCAGGTCCCACCAGCGCACGTCGCCCGCGCGGTCCATCGCGACCCCGGCGGACAGGTACGCGAACGGCAGCGCGAACACCGAGTGCTCGATGGCGACCAGCCGCAGGAACGCCTTGATCCGGCCCGGTTGTTCCGGCGCGGACGCCACCGCCGTCATATGCCGTATTCCTTCCACCGCTTGTCCACCAGGGCGACCACCTCGCTCGACATGGTCATCTCCTCCGGCCAGCCGCGGGTGTATCCCTCGGCGGGCAGCTTACGGGTGGCGTCGATGCCCGCCTTGCCGCCCCAGAACTGCTGGTAGGACGCGTGGTCCAGGTGGTCCACCGGGCCCTGGGTGAGCACCAGGTCGCGGTCGTAGTCGACGTTGCCGAAGGCCCGGAACGCGACCTCCTGGTAGTCGTGCACGTTGCAGTCCTCGTCCACCACCACGATCAGCTTGGAGAGCGACATCAGGTGCGCGCCCCAGATCGAGCTCATGACCTTCTGGGCGTGCTTGGGGAAGCGCTTGCGGATCGAGACGATCACGCAGTTGTGGAAGACGCCGGCCGCCGGCATGTCGTAGTCGACGATGTCCGGGACCATCATCCGCAGCAGCGGCAGGAAGATGCGCTCGGTGGCCTTGCCGAGCCCGTGGTCCTCCTGCGGCGGCTTCGACGTGATGATCGAGTGGTAGATCGGCTTCTTGCGCATGGTCATGCACTCGATGTGCAGCACCGGGAAGGGCTCGACCGGCGTGTAGAAGCCGGTGTGGTCGCCGAACGGGCCCTCGGGCGCACGCTCCCCCGGCTCGAGATAGCCCTCGAGCACGATCTGCGCCTGGGCGGGCACCTGCAGTGGCACGGTGAGGCAGTCGACCATCTCCACCCGCTCGCCGCGCAGGAACCCGGCGAACAGGTATTCGTCGATGTCGCTGGGCAGCGGCGCGCTGGC is a genomic window containing:
- the mqnP gene encoding menaquinone biosynthesis prenyltransferase MqnP, producing MTAVASAPEQPGRIKAFLRLVAIEHSVFALPFAYLSAGVAMDRAGDVRWWDLVLITVAMVAGRTFAMAANRILDRKIDALNPRTQNRELVTGAVSLRTAWTGAAVSLALLFLAAGLLNPLCLLLSPLAVLPLIVYPYAKRFTNFPHYVLALAQSVAPVGAWLAVTGTFDGSGPAWLLGVAVGLWIGGFDLIYACQDAEVDRRIGVHSTPARYGVPAALHLSTATHVVTFALFVWFGQVVGLGWLWWIGLALTAVAFAYQHMVVTPNDLSKVNRAFFTANGFVGIALFVFALLDLVLHP
- a CDS encoding menaquinone biosynthesis decarboxylase, translated to MAAKGFPFHDLQSFISGLEAAGELRRVRVPVDPTLEISEIVTRTVRAGGPALLFERPTRGEMPVVVNLFGTEKRMAMALGVETLDEVGDRIGALLKPELPVGWSGIREGIGKVLQLKSVPPKKVKTAPCQEVVLKGDEVDLDRLPGLRVWPGDGGIFHNYGLTHTKDPDTGKRNLGLYRLQQHSKNTLGMHWQIHKDSTAHHAVAERRGERLPVAVAIGCDPVVSYAASAPLPSDIDEYLFAGFLRGERVEMVDCLTVPLQVPAQAQIVLEGYLEPGERAPEGPFGDHTGFYTPVEPFPVLHIECMTMRKKPIYHSIITSKPPQEDHGLGKATERIFLPLLRMMVPDIVDYDMPAAGVFHNCVIVSIRKRFPKHAQKVMSSIWGAHLMSLSKLIVVVDEDCNVHDYQEVAFRAFGNVDYDRDLVLTQGPVDHLDHASYQQFWGGKAGIDATRKLPAEGYTRGWPEEMTMSSEVVALVDKRWKEYGI